The window ATGCCGTTATGAACTAAATTTACTTGGTCATCACTTGTATGATAAGTAATCCCGCGAGTAAAAACATCACTTAGAATATTCATGAAAGGTTGATTCTCGATTTCAGGCAAGGCGATAGCCAACTCCTTTCCAATAACAGAATTGTCTTTACCCCATGCATTTAACATTGCCTGGTTTGCAATTTTGATAACCATTTTTTCGCCAACGTAAAGCGCAATAGGCGTAGAGGATTCCTGAATTATGGTATTAAAAATAGCGGCCTCATCTTCTATATTTACTTGCATAACGGGAGTAAAGAAACAAAATATAATTTTTTACTTACGATTTATTTTTAAGAAAGATAATAATACCTTCTCATCATGTTCTAAACTAAGTTTACCTATCGTTTTACCTTTATTTATATTTTTTAAATAAGTAGTAAGTTCATTGTTTTCATAAGCTGTAAGTAGTAATGGATATACGTAAGAACTCTTACAAACGGCTCTTGTATTTCCGAGTTTTTTTGCAACGCAATCTAATACATTTACGATGGTTTTTTTAGTATTTAGCTTAATACCCTGATCTACGCTGCAATTTGCAAATTGCCTTAATGCTTCAAGCGTACCTCCCCAAGTTCTAAAATCTTTTGCTGTAAAATCATCGCCAGTTATTTCTTTGATGTAATTATTTATTTTACCTGAGTCGATACTTTTATGTTCTTTACCATTCGAGTAAAATTGAAATAATTCTTGACCAGGTATATCTCTACATTTTTTAACGAGTTTTGCTAAATTTTTATCGTTTAATTCTAATTTCTGTTGAACACCTTTTTTACCGATAAAATCCATAGTTATTTTACTACCATTTATTTTAACATGCTTGTCTCTTAAGGTTGTTAAACCAAAAGAGCCATAAAGCTGCTTATAACTTTCATTGCCAACCCTAATAAGCGTTTTTTGCAACACATCAACAGAAATTGCCAATACTTTCCTCTCGTCGAAATCTTTTCTACGTAAATCTTTCGCTAAGTTTTTTCGAGCTTTCGGTAAAGCTTTTCCAAATTCTAGTAGGCGATAATATTTATCATCAGATCTCCTACTGGTCCATTTAGCATGATATCTGTACTGTTTTCTCCCCGCAGCATCAATTCCTGTAACTTGTAGATAAGCATTTTCTTTATTAGCTATCCATACATTTTGCCATGCTGGCGGAATAACTAAAGCCTTAATCCGAGCAAGATGTTTTTCATCCTCAATTTTATTGCCATCCTTATCTTCATAAATGAATGAGCCAACCTTGCCTTTACGGTAAATTCCATGCATGGCATCAGTAACATAAATTAGCCCGCTTGCTTTTACAACATCTTTACCTTGTATCATTTTTTAACTATAAGGATAATTTTATTTTAGTTATTTTGTGAAACTTAATAAGAAAAGCCACATTAATAATAGAAACACAACAGATTATATATGAAAATAGTTTTCATGGGAACCCCCGACTTCGCCGTTGCATCTTTGGATGCTTTAGTAAAAGCCGATTTTAATATAGTTGCAGTTGTTACGGCACCAGATAAACCTTCTGGCCGCGGCCAAAAGCTTAATGAAAGCGCCGTAAAGAAGTATGCGTTGGAGAAAGAAATCCCGATTCTACAACCCGAAAAACTTAAAAATCCAGAATTTTTAGCTAAATTGAAATCTTACCAAGCAGATTTACAAGTTGTTGTAGCCTTTAGAATGCTACCAGAATTAGTATGGAAAATGCCTGCAAAAGGAACCATTAATTTGCATGGATCTTTATTGCCACAATATCGTGGCGCAGCACCAATAAATCATGCAATTATAAATGGAGAACAAGAAACGGGTGTCACTACTTTTTTCCTTAAACAGGAAATAGATACCGGCGATGTGATTTTTAGTGATAGCATTAAAATTGGAGACGATGAAACAGCTGGCGATATACATGATAAATTAATGGTTTTGGGAGCCAACTTATTAGTTAAAACAATTAAAGCAGTGGAATTGAATGAAGTTACTGAACAGCCACAACCACAAAATGATATTTTAAAACATGCTCCTAAAATATTTAAAGATGATTGCAAAATAGATTGGAACAATTCATCGCAAACCGTTTATAATTTAATAAGAGGGTTAAGTCCCTATCCAACAGCTTTTACCTTGCTTAATGATAAAACCTTAAAAATATTCAAAGCAGAAATTGAAGATAAAGAATCGGCAATTGTAGCTGGAGGATTTTTAACAGACGGAAAAACCTTTTTGAAGTTTGCTACAAAAGATGGATTTATTAAACTTTTAGATATTCAGTATGAGGGAAAGAAAAGGATGTTAATAGAAGATTTTTTAAGGGGAATGAGGTTGTAGTGCTTTAAGCAGTAGATATTTATTGCAGTTTATCTGTGTTTCTAAACCCGACCGTCAGCGTTATCCCGATTTTTCGGGATTTAGCAGAGGGCGGGGCTTATGGTTCCGAAGAACCACAGGCATTGCTTTCCAAAAACTAAAAATTATTAAGCTTCTCTACTAGAAACTTTGATACCTCGTTAAAATATCGTTTTCTACCATAACCCATAATCCATTGTATGCCTTGTGTGGCATTTGTTATAAAAACCTCTTCAGCTTCCTTTAAAACTTCTGGGTTAATTTGAGCCTCAATTAAAGGAATATCATTCATTTTTGCAAGCTGCATAATCACAGTTCGCATTACACCACTTACACAGCCTTCGGTTAGTGCTGGCGTATAAATCTGTTTATTATATACTACAAAAATGTTCGAACTAATACTTTCGCATAGAAATCCCTGTTGATTTAAAATCATGGCTTCATCCAACTTA is drawn from Pedobacter mucosus and contains these coding sequences:
- a CDS encoding DNA topoisomerase IB, giving the protein MIQGKDVVKASGLIYVTDAMHGIYRKGKVGSFIYEDKDGNKIEDEKHLARIKALVIPPAWQNVWIANKENAYLQVTGIDAAGRKQYRYHAKWTSRRSDDKYYRLLEFGKALPKARKNLAKDLRRKDFDERKVLAISVDVLQKTLIRVGNESYKQLYGSFGLTTLRDKHVKINGSKITMDFIGKKGVQQKLELNDKNLAKLVKKCRDIPGQELFQFYSNGKEHKSIDSGKINNYIKEITGDDFTAKDFRTWGGTLEALRQFANCSVDQGIKLNTKKTIVNVLDCVAKKLGNTRAVCKSSYVYPLLLTAYENNELTTYLKNINKGKTIGKLSLEHDEKVLLSFLKINRK
- the fmt gene encoding methionyl-tRNA formyltransferase, with translation MKIVFMGTPDFAVASLDALVKADFNIVAVVTAPDKPSGRGQKLNESAVKKYALEKEIPILQPEKLKNPEFLAKLKSYQADLQVVVAFRMLPELVWKMPAKGTINLHGSLLPQYRGAAPINHAIINGEQETGVTTFFLKQEIDTGDVIFSDSIKIGDDETAGDIHDKLMVLGANLLVKTIKAVELNEVTEQPQPQNDILKHAPKIFKDDCKIDWNNSSQTVYNLIRGLSPYPTAFTLLNDKTLKIFKAEIEDKESAIVAGGFLTDGKTFLKFATKDGFIKLLDIQYEGKKRMLIEDFLRGMRL